Proteins from one Fibrobacterota bacterium genomic window:
- the mgtE gene encoding magnesium transporter, with product MQTELLYPDLETALETSDLEALNVICETLATEDLAEMVGRLDDTHRAIFFEKVPDEKATEIFQQLDVAVQKDIIEAVSNQRVASIINEMEPDNRTALLEALPHNATRQLLSFLKPRERKQAQRLLDFPKDSVGRLMTPDFLAIKQEWTVERVLDFIRRNGEDKETLNDIYVVDDRGRLVDDIGIREFLLSPLDRVTQDIMDRQFTALPADMPEEEAIQAFKKYSSRTALPVVDEEGYLLGIVTIDDVMELAEKETTEDIHKLGGVGAIEEPYLTLPLGQMVKKRGGWLTVLFIGEMLTATAMSFFEKEISRAVVLALFIPLIISSGGNSGSQAASLVIRAIALGEVTFKDWWRVFRREVIIGFILGGVLGLIGLARISLFSAFTNTYGTHWFLVGVTVYFALIGVVAWGTLIGALFPLILKRLGADPASSSAPFVATFIDVTGIVIYFNIAMIILKGKLL from the coding sequence CTGCAAACCGAGTTGCTTTATCCGGACCTGGAAACGGCCCTGGAAACCTCCGATCTCGAAGCCCTCAATGTGATCTGCGAGACGCTGGCGACGGAAGATCTCGCCGAAATGGTCGGGCGGCTCGATGACACCCATCGCGCCATCTTCTTCGAGAAGGTCCCGGACGAGAAGGCCACGGAGATCTTCCAGCAGCTGGACGTGGCCGTCCAGAAGGACATCATCGAAGCGGTGAGCAACCAGCGCGTCGCCTCCATCATCAACGAGATGGAGCCCGATAACCGCACTGCCTTGCTGGAGGCGCTGCCCCATAACGCCACGCGCCAACTGCTCTCCTTCCTCAAGCCGCGCGAACGCAAACAGGCCCAACGCCTGCTGGACTTCCCCAAGGACAGCGTGGGCCGCTTGATGACCCCGGATTTCCTGGCCATTAAGCAGGAGTGGACGGTGGAGCGGGTCCTCGATTTCATCCGCCGCAACGGGGAGGACAAGGAAACCCTCAACGATATCTACGTGGTGGACGATCGCGGGCGCCTGGTGGACGATATCGGGATCCGCGAGTTCCTGCTTTCCCCCCTCGATCGGGTGACCCAGGACATCATGGATCGCCAATTCACCGCCCTGCCCGCCGACATGCCCGAAGAAGAAGCCATCCAGGCGTTCAAGAAGTATTCCAGCCGGACCGCCCTGCCCGTGGTCGACGAGGAAGGCTACCTGCTGGGCATCGTCACCATCGATGACGTGATGGAATTGGCCGAAAAGGAAACCACCGAAGACATCCACAAGCTCGGCGGCGTCGGCGCCATCGAGGAACCCTACCTGACCCTGCCCCTGGGGCAGATGGTCAAGAAACGTGGCGGCTGGCTCACCGTGCTTTTCATCGGGGAAATGCTCACGGCCACCGCCATGAGTTTCTTCGAGAAGGAGATCTCGCGCGCGGTCGTACTGGCCTTGTTCATCCCCCTCATCATCTCCAGCGGGGGGAATTCAGGATCGCAGGCGGCCTCCCTGGTCATCCGCGCCATCGCCCTGGGCGAAGTGACGTTCAAGGATTGGTGGCGGGTTTTCCGCCGCGAGGTCATCATCGGCTTCATCCTGGGCGGTGTGCTGGGCCTGATCGGCTTGGCCCGCATCTCGTTGTTCTCCGCCTTCACCAACACGTACGGCACGCATTGGTTCCTGGTAGGGGTGACCGTCTACTTCGCCTTGATCGGGGTGGTGGCCTGGGGAACCTTGATCGGGGCCCTGTTCCCCTTGATCCTCAAGCGGCTGGGCGCCGATCCGGCCTCGTCTTCGGCCCCGTTCGTGGCGACCTTCATCGACGTCACCGGCATCGTGATCTATTTCAATATCGCGATGATCATCCTGAAGGGGAAACTGCTGTAG
- a CDS encoding dihydrofolate reductase has protein sequence MSFAVVVAADRKGGIGKDGALPWKLKGDMRWFRELTTCPDTTEVLARYRLDVGLQDKRVHTWDSLTARIGGMPPLREWSPGARNAVLMGRKTWDSLPPRFRPLPGRLNGVLSRHLHPGVFHGSHQIWPSLQVALDALAADPTLKQVFVAGGGEIFAEALRRPDCSRVFLTDIEAEFPCDTFLDGLAQGFRETAASPVIEEDGVKYRFRVLDRA, from the coding sequence GTGAGCTTCGCCGTGGTGGTCGCCGCCGATCGCAAGGGGGGGATCGGCAAGGACGGGGCCTTGCCCTGGAAACTCAAGGGCGATATGCGCTGGTTCCGCGAACTCACCACTTGTCCGGACACCACCGAGGTGCTCGCGCGCTACCGCCTGGACGTGGGGTTGCAGGATAAGCGCGTGCATACTTGGGACAGCCTTACCGCCCGCATCGGAGGCATGCCGCCCTTGCGGGAGTGGAGCCCGGGGGCCCGCAACGCCGTCCTCATGGGACGCAAGACCTGGGACTCCCTGCCGCCGCGGTTCCGCCCCTTGCCCGGCCGGCTCAACGGGGTCTTAAGCCGGCATTTGCATCCCGGGGTTTTCCACGGGTCCCATCAGATCTGGCCCTCCTTGCAGGTAGCCCTCGACGCGCTTGCCGCCGACCCCACCCTCAAGCAGGTTTTCGTGGCCGGGGGCGGGGAGATTTTCGCCGAAGCCCTGCGCCGCCCGGACTGCTCCCGGGTTTTCCTGACCGATATCGAAGCCGAGTTTCCCTGCGACACCTTCCTGGACGGCCTTGCCCAGGGCTTCAGGGAAACGGCGGCCTCGCCCGTCATCGAAGAAGACGGGGTGAAGTATCGCTTCCGGGTACTAGACCGGGCCTAA
- a CDS encoding thymidylate synthase: protein MKQYLDLLRLVLEQGEKKQDRTGTGTLSLFGLQAKYDLRQGFPLLTTKKVLFDGVLRELLWFLKGSTNINDGLKQYTPIWNAWAGPEGELGPIYGYQWRKWPKYVEDPETGAVRKEFVDQIQVALDTLKKNPDSRRIIVSAWNVADLDKMALPPCHAFYQFYVANGRLDMQMYQRSADMALGVPFNIASYALLLAMFAKECKLIPGILTHVLGDAHIYLNHIEGVKAQLQRTPHPLPTLEIADKPFFDLAYEDFKILNYVHEPFIKFPVAV from the coding sequence ATGAAACAATACCTGGATTTGCTCCGTCTGGTCCTAGAGCAGGGCGAAAAGAAACAGGATCGCACCGGCACCGGCACCCTATCCTTGTTCGGCCTGCAGGCGAAATACGATTTGCGCCAGGGCTTTCCCCTGCTGACCACCAAGAAGGTCCTGTTCGACGGGGTGCTGCGCGAGCTGCTCTGGTTCCTCAAGGGCTCGACCAATATCAACGACGGGCTCAAGCAGTATACGCCCATCTGGAATGCCTGGGCCGGCCCCGAAGGGGAACTGGGGCCCATCTACGGCTACCAATGGCGCAAGTGGCCCAAGTACGTCGAAGACCCGGAAACCGGCGCCGTCCGCAAGGAATTCGTGGACCAGATCCAGGTGGCCTTGGATACCCTCAAGAAGAATCCCGATTCGCGCCGCATCATCGTAAGCGCCTGGAACGTGGCCGACCTGGATAAGATGGCCTTGCCCCCCTGCCATGCCTTTTACCAGTTCTACGTGGCCAACGGACGCTTGGACATGCAGATGTACCAGCGCAGCGCCGATATGGCCTTGGGCGTGCCCTTCAACATCGCCAGCTATGCCCTGCTCCTGGCCATGTTCGCCAAGGAATGCAAACTCATCCCCGGCATCCTCACCCACGTCCTGGGCGATGCGCATATCTACCTCAACCATATCGAAGGGGTTAAGGCCCAATTGCAGCGGACCCCGCATCCCTTGCCGACCCTTGAGATCGCGGACAAGCCCTTCTTCGACCTGGCCTACGAGGATTTCAAAATCCTCAACTACGTGCACGAGCCCTTCATCAAGTTCCCGGTGGCCGTGTGA